The sequence below is a genomic window from bacterium.
TAAATGAAGTAATTTACTCAACAAGAAAGGACTCAGAATGAATATATTTAAAAATTGTGGATGGATATGGTATGACCACTATGGATATGAAGATGTAAATGTTTTTATGCTTGCAAGAAAAAGTTTTTCCCTAAGAGATATTCCAAAAACAGCAGAGATAAATATAACGGCTGATTCAAGATATAAACTTTATGTAAACGGAGAATATGTGTGTTATGGACCTGCAAGGGGATTTCCTGAAAGTTATCCATTTGATAGGATTGATATAAAAAGATATTTAAAAAAAGGAGAAAATGTAATTGCTGTTGTAGTATGGCAATGGGGTCATGGAACTTTTCAATCAATTTATGCAGGTGGAAATGGTCTTATTGTAGATGGAAAAATAGGGAAAGTTGATATAGGGACGAAAATAAACAATGGTTGGCTTGTAAAAAAATGTCCTGCCCATAAACAGGATATGCCAAGAAGGTCTGTTCAAATTGGATATCAAGAATATTATGATGCAAGAAAAATAAGCGAGGATTGGATGTTGCCTGAAACAAACATAAAATTTGATAGAACTGACTGGCAAGAACCAACATGGAGAAAATCTGGCTGTGCTCCTTGGTTTAAATTTGAAGAAAGGGGAATACCACTTTTAAAAGAAGAGAAAAAATTTTTTAAAAAGATTTTACATATGTACTATGGAAATAACTGGAAAAATTGGGAAAAGGAGAGGAATTTAACTATTATTTATTTAAATGAATTAAATGGGAAAGAAGATAGAAGCAGAGTAAAAGACCCTGAAAATATGCTTTTTGATAATGAAAAATTTATAGAAATTTTGCCATTTCCAGAAAATAAAAAAATTAGTTTCATAATTGATTATGGAGAAGAAGTTGCTGGTTTTATAGGTTTTGAAATTATAGGAAATGGTGGAGAAGTTTTAGATATTACAACAACAGAAGTTTGTAAAGATGGTTGGCCCTTTGTGGGGGACCCATTATCTGGAAGTAAAATAGCAATGAGTGATAGATATATAGCAAGAAATGGGAAACAACAATTTGAAACATTTTCAATTCATGGATTTAGATATTTATGTTTGACAATCAGAAATATAAAAGAAAATTTCAAAATAAAAAAAATTTATGTGAGAAGTATCTCTTATCCTTTCCAAGAGAAAGTTGTTTTTAACTCGTCAGATGAAACAATCAATAAAATATGGGATATGTGTGTTAGAACTCAAATATGTTGTAGTTTTGATTCTTATGTTGATTGTCCATGGAGAGAACAGGCACAATGGTGGGGAGATGCAAGGGTTCAAGGAGCAAATACATACTATTTATTTGGTGATATGCGACTTTTCAGAAGAGGTATAAAACAGGCAGGACAATCACAAATTGAAAATGGACTTACTTATGGGACTTTTCCATCAATAGCAGTAGGGTGTATTTTACCTGATTATACTCTTACATGGGTCCATACACATCTTGATTATTATAAATATACAGGAGATATTTCTCTTTTGAAAGAACAATTTGATAAAATAGAAAAAGCAATAAGTTTTTTTGACAAAAAGGTTGAAGAGAATTATTTACTTCCACCAATGCCTGAATGGTGGGTTTTTCTTGATTGGGCGCCTTTATATAAAGAAGGTTTTTCTTGTCTTTTTAATTTAATGTATCTTTATACCTTAAAAACAATGGTGGAGATATGTAAGATTCTTAAAAGAGAAGATAGAAAAAATTTATATGAGGAAAAAAGCAATGTATTGGAAAAAAGAATTGATAAAATTTTCTGGGATAAGAAGAAAAATGTTTATTTTGATGGATATGATATAAAAAAGAAAAAAATTATAAAAAAAATATCACAACATACACATACTTACGCAATCTTACTTAATTTAAAAAAAGAATATCACAAAAAATGGATTGAAGAAATACTCCTTCCCCCAATGAAAGAATACCCTTTAAAACATCCTACTATAATTGAGGGTTCACCATTTTTCTATTACTACATAATAGAAGTGATGAAAAAAGTTGGGGGATATGAGAAAGAAATAATTGATTTTATAAAAAGAAGATGGGGAAAAATGATAGAAGAAGGAGCAACAACTTGCTGGGAAGTATGGAAACCAGAGATGGGTTTAAGTTCTTTATGTCATGCATGGAGTGCTCATCCCGCAATTCATTTTATAGAACTAATTGCAGGTGTAAAA
It includes:
- a CDS encoding trehalase family glycosidase is translated as MNIFKNCGWIWYDHYGYEDVNVFMLARKSFSLRDIPKTAEINITADSRYKLYVNGEYVCYGPARGFPESYPFDRIDIKRYLKKGENVIAVVVWQWGHGTFQSIYAGGNGLIVDGKIGKVDIGTKINNGWLVKKCPAHKQDMPRRSVQIGYQEYYDARKISEDWMLPETNIKFDRTDWQEPTWRKSGCAPWFKFEERGIPLLKEEKKFFKKILHMYYGNNWKNWEKERNLTIIYLNELNGKEDRSRVKDPENMLFDNEKFIEILPFPENKKISFIIDYGEEVAGFIGFEIIGNGGEVLDITTTEVCKDGWPFVGDPLSGSKIAMSDRYIARNGKQQFETFSIHGFRYLCLTIRNIKENFKIKKIYVRSISYPFQEKVVFNSSDETINKIWDMCVRTQICCSFDSYVDCPWREQAQWWGDARVQGANTYYLFGDMRLFRRGIKQAGQSQIENGLTYGTFPSIAVGCILPDYTLTWVHTHLDYYKYTGDISLLKEQFDKIEKAISFFDKKVEENYLLPPMPEWWVFLDWAPLYKEGFSCLFNLMYLYTLKTMVEICKILKREDRKNLYEEKSNVLEKRIDKIFWDKKKNVYFDGYDIKKKKIIKKISQHTHTYAILLNLKKEYHKKWIEEILLPPMKEYPLKHPTIIEGSPFFYYYIIEVMKKVGGYEKEIIDFIKRRWGKMIEEGATTCWEVWKPEMGLSSLCHAWSAHPAIHFIELIAGVKPIAKKREKVKIKKPQFVENLYFKIKTKTEEIEIVKNGKNVKTKRK